TTCGAGTTCTACAGTATCGATAATGCCGGGAATGCCGAATCGCACTCGTCTTAAGACGGGGGTCACAGGACTTTGCAGGCAGCTTCTACAGTGTAAATATAGATTCTTGGGTTCAGCCGTCTGCTGTTTGCAGCCGGCTTTTCATACAGCACAGATAATGTATGGGGGGATTGCAATTATTCTGTTGACGGGCTTCACACTGCCCACGCACCTAAGCGATAAAAAAATATTCCGGACGCAAGGATCGGGCATCCGGAAGGCTACAAGTTGAATATGTCTTTTAATTTGCAGCTCCTCTCATTACCTGTTCCGGCGCCACCCGATACCGGTTTGAACGCCGACGCCATGACTGCCAAGATGACCTCCGGCTTGAACGCCGACGCCTTTGCCGCCAAGGTAACCGCCTGCTTGAACACCTACACCATAACCGCCGAGGTGACCGCCCGCTTGAACACCTACACCTTGAGTGCCCAGATGTCCGCCTGCCTGAACGCCAACAGCATGACTGCCAAGGTGACCGCCTGCTTGAACGCCGAACCCATGGCCTTCAAGATTCCCGCCATAATGTTCTCCTTGATAAGTGTACCCTCCAGGCATCGGATAGAGGTAAACATATGGGAAAATCGGGTGAGGATAGCGGAAATACGGATACATATAAGGATCATATACCATTTAGTAAACCCCCATTCAGCTTGTTGCTTCAGCCTATTCACAATCGGGGAGGCGTGATACTTGCCCCGAGAAATTGGGCTGCAATTTGGCCGCTGGGACGCTCAGGCCTCACCTCCAGGCCTCTTGAGAGCTTCTTGATACAGCACATCAATGTCTTCCCGAAGCTGTGCGACCCATTCGCGGCTGAAGGAAGCTTTCAGTCCGAGTATACCAGGACCATATAAGGCGCCCATTATTTCAGCGGTTTCAAACTCAGCAGCGGGAACCCCTGGGATTCTATTCATACACTTTCCTCCTTGGCTGTGTGGCTAATTTCTTGCACAGATAGAACAAAGTTCTTTCTACAAATAAATTGTAATCAAAAAACCGTTCTCCAAACACGACATAATTTTATTAAAGATGGACGATTTATTAGTGCATTTCTGTTTCCCCTGGGTTAAATACGAGTCAATCTCCTGTTAAAGGAGCGGCTGTTCAAATTCCGGGAAGTTGCGCTTCCTGGGTCACTTGGAAATTCAGGATAAATTTCTCATAATGCGGAAACCTACAATAAGCTGCAAATCAAACAAAAGGAGGGAACTCCACTTTTATGCAATTCGATGTTTCTCTCGTAAACAGAGTGGCCAAGGAAATCGAGGAGTCGGGTCGGCGTATGCAGGACTATGTAAATTCGCCGCGGGAGCTTACAGAGGAAATGCGCAAAATTCAAAGCTCCCTTAATAGTATCCAGTCTTTGACGCAAGTCGACCAAGCGGCAGGAAAGAATGCAAATACGGCACAAAATGTGCCAGACCAGAACCAGAGTTGACGCTGCGCGTCAGTATAACAAATAAAATCCCCCTGAACCTGGGGGATTTTATTCCAATATCGGCAAGATATCAGGCGATATTGCTGAAATCCCCGAACATTGGCCTCCATCGTTTCACCGAGCCGGCCCCTCCGAACACATATCCAAATGGACCTGCCACGAGCATTTCCCCTGCCATTGCTTCCCATTCCGAGAAGGAGACTGGGAACTGCTTGGAACGTTCATCGCCGCTTTGATAATACCCCATCCGAATCTCTTCGCAGGTCACAAACTTTGTTGACCGATTTTCTAAATTCAAAGAATCTTCAAATAATGAAGGCCGCAGTCTTTACGATTATTGTAAAATTGTCTTATACAGCAGGCAGATGCATATCCGCTCCGCAGCGAGTTTTGAACCAAAACGGTTTAACTAATCGGAGGTGGTCAGGTATGTTTTCCTGGTTTCAAAGAAATAAGAGTAAACAGCAAAATGCAGATGTGGCGAAGACTCCAACATCAGCATTTGTTGAGTCCGAACCGGTTGTTGAAACGGAAAGTGATGAGCCTGCTGTCGGACCAAAACAATTTTGGAATGCGGGTATATCCGTGCATGATTGGGTCGGTGAGATTTACAATGAACAATTGAAAAAAGGCGCATTTGACAACCTTCCCGGTAAAGGAAAGCCAATTGAAGTTCCATCAGGGGACATCACAAACAGCATTTTCAATAATGCCAATGTCATACCGGGATGGTTGACGCTGCAGCATGAAATAAGGGATGAGTTGCACCATTTAATAACTTCGTTAAATGAAAAGGACGAAAGCCTGATCAGTCCAAAGATTGATGACATTAATAAAAAGATAATGAAATACAATAACATGGTTCCTAGCCCGATTTTGCAAAAGCGGAAAATTTCCCGGGATAACCTGGAGCAACAACTGAAGCTGTGGCTTTAAGCAAAAATTCATTCGGTTGGTTTGGTCTGTTTTACGAACAAGCTGACGACGAGGGCGGCGATAAAACGACGACTACTGCTGGGTCAGTATGACCGGGCCGTCTCCAGTGATCGCGACGGTATGCTCAAACTGTGCGGAGAGCGACCCGTCAGCGGTTCTTGCAGTCCAACCGTCCTCATCGATCGTCATATAATGCTGTCCGGCATTGAGCATCGGCTCTATCGTGATGACCATGCCTTCCTTCAAACGGAACCCTTTGCCGGGGGTTCCGACATGAACAAAATTCGGTTCCTCGTGCAGCGCCCTGCCGACGCCGTGGCCAAGAAGATCACGTACGCAGGAGAAGCCGTTTTGCTCCGCATGTACCTGCACCGCGTGCATCACATCGCCGATCCGGTTGCCGATGACGGCTTTTTCGATCCCAAGATATAAGCATTCCTTCGTTACCCGCATCAGCTTATTTGCTTCCTCAGACACCCGGCCGACCGCATAGCACCATGCCGAATCGCCCACCCAGCCCTCTGCTTCGGCGACAATGTCGATTTTCACGATATCGCCTTCTCTCAGTGGTGTCCGGTTCGGGAAACCATGTGCAATAACATCGTTGACTGAGGCGCATGTTGCAAACCGATAGCCTTTGAAGCCTTTTGTATACGCCTTGGCTCCGTTCTTCTTCAAAAATTGCTCTGCGAACTCTTCTATTTCAAGCGTCGTAATGCCGGGACGGACCATACCTGCCAGCTCCCTGTGAAAAGCTGCGACGATTTGACCGGCCTTCTTCATTTCTTCGATTTGGGTCCTAGTTTTCAGAACGACCATTAGTTCAGCTCTCCCTCTTCCGGATGCCCGAAAATAATATATCGATAACATCGAGTGAGTCCGGTCCGGATTGCCCTCTGTGATGAATGTGCAAAGTGGCGCAGCCGACAATAGACCCGAATATGAGATTTGCAAGTTTCTCCGGCGCTTGTTCGGCCGTTTCTTGTCTAATCATCTCGACAAGCGGCAGATAGAGCCTTTCTTGAAAAACTGCCATGAGCTTCTGGAAACGGTTTCCGGGCATTTGATGAAAGTTATCCGCAATCGTTTTGAGTAGTATAAAGACCGACGGGTCTTGGATGCACTTAAGAAACAGCAGCCTCGAGTACAACTCGGCTCTTCCCATATCGTTGCCGTTCCCTTCAATGGCGGGGAGAACTGCCGACTCCGCGAGGGACAGCGCACTCCACAACAAATCCTCCAAGAGCATATGTTTATTTTTGTAGTAATGATAAACCGTTCCGTAGCCAAGCTCCGCCTTAACGGCAACGTCGCGGACTTCCATATGTATGCCCTTCTCCAGGTACACATCCGCGGCCGCCTGCATGATCTGCCTCATGCGCATCTCGCGGATCGCTTCATTTTGTTCCTTCGTACGGGGTGACATGGCACAGCTCCTTTTTTGACCTACTGATATGTCGATTTAAAATCACAATACAACATTTATCACCCAGGATCAAGTGAAATGAGTTTACCTTCTATTTTGCAATCACCTTTATGTCCAAATTGGATGACGGCTCCTTTGTATATCATTCTTGGTAAGATTCATACCTCTAACCTTCTGCAACTAATCCCGATGGATATACACATTCAAAGCGCTCGACTCCGGGGTATTTTTCTCCCAGACTCATTATCGCAAACCCGAATTTTCTATAGAAACCAACAGCATCTTTATCGGTTTCCGCCTTGATTCTTACGGTCTTTCTTGTTTGGATAAACTCGTTCAGCATATAGCTGCCTATTCCATTGCCACGATATCCGGCTTTAACTGCAATGTGCTTTAGTTCCACTTTTTCAATTGATTCGTAGACGACGCCAATTAATCCAACCAACTCATTATTATTTATATATCCGAGAAGTTCTCTGGAATCACTTTCCATATATTTGTTAAGTTCTTTTTCGATTCTTTCATCATCTGGCCACATACACTGCGCTATCAGACGCTTCACTTCGCTTCTATCTTTAAATTCCTTTAAATTAATCAACTGGAACACCATCCTTGTAAGATAAGGTCTTTATTAGAATGATCCTATGGCTCCTGCAAGTTGTGCACCATTCAGTCCGGTGGCTTCTTGCATCAGTTTCCAAAATGAATCTTTAGTTCGGTAAGCATCTTTCCCCTTAACACTTATAAATTGGCAGCCTCCACCATCTACATTAACGAGAAATACTTCTTTCCCATTTTCATAGAAAGTCATGTCATACGATATGCCAAGATCATTAGGGCATGAGATAACAACATTTTTGGGAACGCTTTCTGAGTCCAATAGATTAACGTAGATTTCTTCTGTTAATTTCTTATCATTTACCTGGTATCGTGCAGGAGGCTGGTGCTTAACTGATTGCAACTTACCTTTTCTTTCGATAGTCAGGCGTGTTGGATGAAGTTTTTCCAAGCTGGCTGAACCAAGTTTCGGATGAGCAGCTGCTGAAACTCCCGAATGTGGTGAATTAGAACACGCTGTTAAAACGAAGAATAATAGAACAGACAAAATAATTTTCATCGCGATAATCCTCCTATTAGTCAATATAACTTCTCCAAATACAGTCACTACCCATATTGACGTCAAATCGGAGGGAAATGTTCTTTCATTTTTCTAGGTTGAGAAATAATAAAGCCACAATTCCATTGTCTAAAAATGAAAAACGAACAGGTCATACAAGTGGGATCATTATTATCCACTTATTTGACCTGATCATTACACTCGGCAAGCTTGTTCCTTGAGAAAATCCCGGATGGATGGATCCGTGCACAATCCAATCGCACGGCTATAAGCAGCACGGGCTTCATCGTATCTCTGCATTCGCTTAAACAAATGGGCGGTTAGAGCCCAATAAGGCTGATAGCTCTTGACCGCATCGTCCGGGATGGCTTCAAGCAGCGTCAAGCCCCAATCGGCGCCGCGCGCTTCGGCGACTGCGGCGGCTCGGCCGACTAATGCGCCGATAGTAGGCGCAATTGCTACCAGCCCCTCATATAGCAGAGCAATCTCTTCCCACTCGGTACGGCCGGACCATGCACGCTGGGCATGTACCGATTGAATCGCTGCCTCGAGCTGGAAGCGTCCGATACTGCCTGCCTGCGCGGCACTGCCCAGACAACGCTCCGCCTCATTGATAATTCGCTGCGACCACAGCGAGCAATCCTGCTCCAGCAGCGGAATGTAGTTCCCTTTTTGATCGCGGCGCGCGTCACGTCGCGCCTCGCAATACAGCATCAACGCTAGCAGCCCTTGCACTTCAGGCTGGCCGGGCATAAAGCGAAGGAGAAGTCTAACCATGTAAACAGCTTCTTCGGCTAGTCCCTTACGACGCGGTTCTACACCTGCCACATCGTCCCAGCCGCTGCCATAAGCAGCATAAATGGCTTCAAGCACTGCGTTAAGACGATCCGGCAATTCATTCTCGGCGGGAAATTCGAACTTGATGTGTTTGCCACGGAGTTTCATTTTCGCACGGCTGAGCCGCTGTCCCATTGTCGAAGGTTTTACGACAAACGCGGATGCAATGCGGGCAGCGTCTATACCCAGCACAGTTTGAAGCATAAGCGGCGTTCGCACGTTAGGTTCGATTTCAGGGTGTGCGCAAATAAACAGCATCCTCAGTCGCTCATCAGGAAGCGCATCATCGGAGCTCGACAATTCACGTGCTTCTTCCGCAATTGCGAGCAGATCAGGTGCGGCCTTTGCATGCACGCGGGCACGACGGGCACCGTCAATAAGCCGCCGGCTAGCTGTAGTAAGCAGCCATGCTTCTGGCTTGTCCGGCACTCCAGAATGAGGCCATGTTTCTAATGCAGCAAGGAAGGCATCGGCAAGCGCATCTTCCGCTGCGGCCAAGTCGCGCCAGCGAACTGCCAAGTACGCGACTAGGCGGCCATAGGAATCGCGGGCCGCCTGTTCAACTACATAGTGAGTGTTCATCATATCACTTTATTGACGGTATATTTTGCCGCACTTCAACCGCATCGCTTGGACCACGGGCCGCCCATTCCAGCGCTGTATCAAGATCCGGAACATCGATAATGAAGAATCCGCCAAGCTGTTCTTTCGTCTCAGTAACCGGTCCGTCCTGCACCAGCATTTCGCTGCCCTTCCGCCTCAGACTGGTTGCAGTCTCCGGAGCCTGGAGGCCGGAGCCTGTCACAACGACACCTGATGCGCGTAATGCATTCACATAATGGGACCAGCTTGCCAGATACTCCTTCTGCCGCGATGAATCGGTTCGCAGCGAAAATTCCTCCGGGCTTTCATAAAACAGAAGCGTATAATGCATGTTTATTCTCCTCTCAAATTGTACTCGAGTGTGCTACTATCTCACTCAATAGAATGACGAACTGCTCTCACTCATTTCGACATTATTCAAAAATTTATTTGGCTAGAGTGATTACGAGTGTGCAGGTCCTACCGGGCTTGGGTGTAAAGTGTTACTCAAGCTCAATCCAAAACCTCCGTACTACATTCCCGTTTTCCTCAGTAAATTCCGACTCGAATTTCCCTCCATTCTTGATGATGGTCCGTTCGGAGCCGGTATTGCCCTTGTCACATACGACAAGAACCCTGCTGAGTTCCATTGTCTTGGTCTGCAGCAGGGCTAATGATAACAACAACGAGGCGTACCCTTTCCGCCTCTGGGATGGTCGGACCCCATAACCGATATGTCCACCGTTATTAATCAGTTTTTGGTTAAGCTTATGGCGAATATTGACTGCTGCGACGATTGAATCGGCTTCGTTCAATAACCAATAAGTTGAGTGCGGTACCCAGTTTTCATTCATAATCTTTTCTTCGGAATCTTGAGAGTATAAAAATTCAATCATAGAGGGAAAATCGTACGGCTCACGCTCTACCACCCAGGGAACTATATTTTCTCCGCTCCTCTTCCACTCTTCATAGAATGAAATATATTCGTCCCGGTAATCAAGTGATGGCTTGACCAATCTAATTGAAGCTTGCACACTCTCACCTCGATATGATTTTATCCAATGCTAGCTCACCATCTTCTGCCTGATCGGCATCACTTACAATATCCCCTGATTTCTTCCAGTTTCTTAATTGTCTGAAATCCACTTACTTCCAATGTTTCGTCCCATGGGCTGAATCCTTCTAACCATATTGCGTTTAAGCCTGCATTTATTGCACCGTAGACGTCATTAGACGGATGATCGCCGACATATATAGCTTTGACAGCATCCACACTCAATCTCTTTAATGTTAACTCGAAAATTGCTTTCTCAGGTTTCTTAAGTCCAACCTCTTGAGAAATATGAATGATATCGAAATATTCCCTTATCATGACAGAATCGATCTTTCTATCCTGTACCATTTTCTTCCCATTTGTTATTATAGCCAGTTTATATCCGCCTCTTTTTAAATACGTTATCAGCCCCAGTGCTCCGTCCATTAATACAGAGCTTGCAGGAAACTCTTCGTTCCAAAATTCCTGAAACTGATCAAACGATGGTACAGAAATCCAGGGTAAGTTTTCAGACAAATAGTTATATATGTCCTTTTTGCTTTGATACCCATCCCCATCTGCCGTCAATAAATTTGCATAGACGCGTTCCTCGGTATAGTCGGGATGAATATATTTTTTATGCAGTTTTTTAGATAGTATATGCAGAGACTTTTTTCTATCAAGCAAGGTGTTATCCAAATCAAAAATAACAGCTTGATAAGTCATGTAGGTTTCATCCTCTAAATTTATAATTGTTCTGGCAGAAATTTAAATCCCACTAATGCTAAAGCGTTCAAGTCTGTTAGGCATATCATCATTAATGTCCTTTTATGGTTTGATAGCGTCAACTATCAATGAAACAAATCCCAAATGACCATTTTGATTACGGTGATCAAATCGCTTGGAACGATAAATAAAACCCTTTCTTTCATCCCAGTGGTTATAATGAAATTCACCGTTCTCATCGCAATATTCGAGAAGCTGGACCTGAAAACCAGCGGATTCAAACATCGTCGTCAGCGTTTTGTAGCTATGGACAATTTTGTGGGAAGCTGCAGGATGGTCTTTTGGTCCCGGCCCCTCTATTTTCACAGTATTTTGATATTCCTCATTTGGAAACAAACCATCAGGTACAGCACACCGGATGTACCCTCCCGGCATGAGAAATTCGTAACAATTTTCCGCCGCTTGCACTCCCTCTTCGTATGTCAAGTGTTCCCATACATGCTCGGCCAGGATAGCAATTATGGATTCCGGTGAAAATCTCAGGTTCCAATCATTCTTGTTGAGTAAATTCAATTCCTCCTCTTGAGTGTGTATCCATCCTTCATTATTGTTTATACCTCCGGCCCCGACTACCACTCTTAATTCTTGAGTCAAGCCAATCACTTCCTTTTTGTTCTGATTATAACTGAAAAGGGGCGCCTCTTTCTTTAGAGTCGCCCTTCCAGGTCCATGCGCTTTTATTGTCGGGATTATATTATTCCTTTCGCCAATTCAATAACGGAATCAATGAAAGGTCCTTTCAGCTTGGTGTATTGACCTCGGTTGTCAGCATATATCGTGGCAAGATACTTCTTTAATTGCGCTTATTCTTCCACTTTCCCAAGGTTGTGTCTCAGGTAATCGCGAAATAAAAGGTTATTGTTCCATTCCTCGCTGTTTAATTCGTACACATGCAGATGATGGGTTCCCCTTCGCCATTCCCCCTTCCTAAAGAAACGACGGTTCGGAAAATCTTCTTTTGGAACATATTCGTAACCAATTGATCTTAAAGGCTCTAAGAAGGAATCGGCTTCAGCAAGTTGATTAACGCCAAGGGCAATATCGATGATCGGTTTGGAAGGAAGACCGTAAATGGAGGTGCTGCCAATATGCTCAATGATGATCGTCTGATCGTCTAATGCAGAGCGAATGTTTGCTTTTTCATGCTCGAATTGCTTAATCCATTCAGAGCAATATTCTTCAATGATGACTTCCATGGCCTTCATCCCGCCTTAATCCGGTTCGTTCATACGGTCATATTCTTCTCTTGCCCGCTGGACATGAGGATAGTGCTCATTCGTCCATTGCTTAAATTGGCGTATGTGAAGCATCAATGTTTCGCTAAGCGGCGTTAGCTCATATTCGACAGTCGGGGGCACGGATGGATGAACCTCGCGTTTCACGAGTCCATCCCGTTCAAGCTGTCGCAGCGTCTGGGTCAGCATTTTCTGGGAGACGCCCTCGATACGCTTGCCGATTTCGCCGTAACGCTTGCTGCCTTCATCCAAAGCATGCAGGACGAGTACCGTCCACTTGCTTGATATAATCTCGAGCACCCGACGGTAACCGCATGCTGAATCAGAAATATCGGATTTGATTGTTTCGTTTCTCATAAACTATCCTCCACGCACCAAAACGTTCGTTTCGCACCCAAAAGTGCCTACTTACTTTATTTTAGTACATATATTATTGTATGTCTATGCCCTAAACTAAAAGGAGAGATTATCCATGAAAGTATTTGAACTGAAAAACGGCTTCGGCCTTGATCAAGTCACAATGGCGGAGCGTCCCATACCGTTACCCGGACCGGGCGAAGTTCTCATTAAGCTGCGTGCTGTTTCGCTCAACTCCCGTGATTTGGGCGTGATTAACGGATTCTACTACCCCGATTTGAAGCTGCCGCTTATCCCTCTTTCTGATGGTGTCGGCGAAGTTGCAGCTGTTGGTGAGCAAGTCACTCGCTTCGAGATTGGAGACCGAGTAAGCGGCATTTTCTCACAGCAGTGGCTTTCCGGTGAACCAACAGAGGCGTGGCTTAACGGTTTACTCGGCGGTCCCTTGGACGGCTTACTCGCGGAATACGCCATTCTGAATGAGAGCGGTCTGGTGCTTGTGCCGAAGCACTTGACGGATGAGGAAGCAGCCGCTCTCCCTTGCGCGCTGGGGTGACAGCTTGGCAGGCAATTGTAGCGGAAGGCAATGTGAAAGCAGGCGATACCGTTGTTGTGCAGGGAACCGGCGGCGTTTCATTGTTTGCACTCCAATTCGCCAAGCTGCAGGGTGCGAGGGTCATTGTTACGTCAAGCAGCGACGAGAAGCTGGAACGCGCGAAGAAGCTTGGCGCCGATTTCGGTATTAATTACCGCAGCACGCCCGATTGGGACAAAGCGGTGCTGGATTGGACAGATGGACGCGGCGCAGATCATGTGGTTGATCTGGGCGGGGCGTCCACACTGAACCGCTCGGTCGCTGCCGTCCGCTTCGGAGGGCGGGTAAGTTTGGTCGGTATCTTATCGGGCGCGACAGCGGAGGGCTTCCAGCTCGTTCCTACTTTCCAGAAGAGAGTGCGGCTTCAAGGAATAAACGTCGGGAACCGCGATATGTTTGAAGCGATGAATCGCGCGATCGAGCAGCATAAGCTCCAACCCGTAATTGACCGTGTTTTTCCGTTTGAACAGTCGATCGAAGCATTGAAATATATGGCTGAGGGAACTCATTTCGGGAAAATTGGCATTAAGTTTTAAAGATATTGTTTGCGAAAACAGGGCAACAAAGCAGTCCAAGACTGGGATCACGCAGTAATGGACTGCTTGCTGCTTATTATGTTTTAGGATAAATAGCTGCAATAGTCAATGTCATTGTCGTTTATTAATACCGCCATTTACTTTTACTTATCGTGTAATGATTATACTGCTCTTGCCGGATCTCAATAATGGTTTGGAAATCGAAACCACATTTACGGATGACTCTATTAGAGGGTAAGTTACGGAGCAGAGCGATAGAATTTAGCTGCTCTATATCTGTGTGCTCGAACAAATACTTGATGATTCCTTGAACAGCCTGGGTGGTATAGCCCTTGTTTGTGTAGTCCTTCGATATTGCAAACATAATCTCTCTATTAGAAGGCGGCAATTCATCTTTAATACCGGTGCAGCACCACCCAATAAATTCACCAGTCTCCTTTGAAATAATACCTAAACGCAGCCGGAGATTTTCAATGCCACCGTCTTTCGATACAGCTTCTAAAAACTGCTTGTTTTCTACTGTTTCATAATTTAATAACCAATCCAAACGTTGTTCCCTGGATACGTTCCAACCGGGCAAATATTCTACTATTTCGGGTTGATGGGTAATACTGTAAATAGCATCAATATCGCTTATTTGGTACTCACGCAGTAAAACATCTTTACAATCTATTGTGAAAATATTGTCTGCGGAACCCGCTTGATTACTTGAATTCATTTTCATTCTCCCGTCATTATGAAGACCCAACTTTATAAGATTGATCTCTTACAACCACCGTTTCCGGTGTAAAACTTATTAATAGATTGCTGTCACTTAAGCCTCGAAAACGACTATCCCAATCCTCCATATTCGGACCTAAATAACGTGATAACAATCTCATAGCGATATCTTTATCATATGGCCGCACACTGGCTGCTCCGCGAAAGCCGACATGCAATACTTTCCCCGTATTTCTATTAAAATCAACGATTCCTATAGCGCATTTTGGGTTTTTCAGGATCCTGTTTGGAAAACTATCCGCAGATGTTCCTATGATCCAAAGTTGGGTTTTTTCCCAGAGATACCATACGGGAGAATCTCTTGGCCCTTCGTCCGACATCGTAGAAAGGTGAGCAAACAAAGGTTCCTTTAAGAATTCATCCAAGTCAAAACTCCGGTTTCCTCTGATGAGTTTCATCCGAATACCACCAATCCATGAAAAAGCTCTGGTAACTTAGCTCCTGAATTTACATCGAATTTATCCGCCTGCGAATTGCCTCCCTAGCTTCTTCCCGATCATCGAAGTGTATCGTCCTCTCCTTCAGGATCTGATACGTTTCATGGCCTTTACCTGCGATAATAACGATATCGCCGGAATTAGCCATTTCAATAGCACGGTTAATCGCTTGTCTGCGATCCTCGATCAGTTCATAAGAATCAATTGATGTTCCGTATTCGCATAAACCTTGTTCGATATCCTTTAGTATACGAAATGGATCTTCGGAGCGAGGGTTATCCGACGTGACGATAATAAAGTCGCTGTATTGTGCAGCCAGCTTACCCATTACCGGCCGTTTGGTCCGATCCCTGTCACCGCCGCAGCCAAAGACGGTAATAATCTTTGCGCCGGCAAATTCGCGCAGGGTAGATAGCGCCTTCTCTAAGCCGTCGGGAGTATGGGCATAGTCGGCGAGCACAAGGAAATCCTGCTGTTCATCCACTACTTCCATCCGGCCCGGGACACTTGTCAAATTTGCCAGCCCCTGCCGGATGTTATCAAGGGGTATCTCTTCGGCAATCGCGGTCGCTATAGCCGCAAGAGCATTGTAGACATTAAAAGTTCCAACCATCTTCAGCTCCATCGCAGCCGAACCTGCAAAAGAATGCAGCTTGAATTTCGTTCCATTCGAGGTCAGCTGAATATCTTCGGCCATGACATCCGCCTGGTTCTTAATCCCGTATGTAATAACCTGCGCAGCAGTTAGTCCGTTCAAATAGTTGGAGGCCTCATCGTCAGCGTTCAAGACGGCGTATTTTCGATTGGAAGGATCCGGCGTAAATGAATTACCAAGCCTTGAGAATAACATCCCCTTTGCTGCGAGATAGTTCTCCATTGTTCCATGATAATCCAAGTGGTCTTGTGTGAGGTTTGTAAAAACGGCTGTTCGAAAATCACAACCAAGCACCCTTCCTAGATGCAGTCCCTGAGAAGTCACTTCCATAACACAGAAGTCAGTCGAAATTTCCTTCATCTTCTTTAAATTTGCCTGTAATTTGTTTGGATCCTGGGTATTAATATCCGTCTCCAATAATGAAGGACCAATTTTTGTACCGATATTCCCCATTAGGCCTGTTGAATAACCGGCATGAGTCAATATCGACTCAATCATGTGGCTTGTTGTCGTCTTTCCATTCGTCCCCGTTACTCCAATCAACTTGATATCCTGACTCGGATACCCATTGAAGTGCGCGGCAAGAGCCGCCAATGCATACCTTGCATTTGGCACCTTTATTGCCGGTATATTTACTGTTAC
This is a stretch of genomic DNA from Paenibacillus sp. sptzw28. It encodes these proteins:
- a CDS encoding GNAT family N-acetyltransferase, which gives rise to MQASIRLVKPSLDYRDEYISFYEEWKRSGENIVPWVVEREPYDFPSMIEFLYSQDSEEKIMNENWVPHSTYWLLNEADSIVAAVNIRHKLNQKLINNGGHIGYGVRPSQRRKGYASLLLSLALLQTKTMELSRVLVVCDKGNTGSERTIIKNGGKFESEFTEENGNVVRRFWIELE
- a CDS encoding SAM-dependent methyltransferase; translated protein: MGLTQELRVVVGAGGINNNEGWIHTQEEELNLLNKNDWNLRFSPESIIAILAEHVWEHLTYEEGVQAAENCYEFLMPGGYIRCAVPDGLFPNEEYQNTVKIEGPGPKDHPAASHKIVHSYKTLTTMFESAGFQVQLLEYCDENGEFHYNHWDERKGFIYRSKRFDHRNQNGHLGFVSLIVDAIKP
- a CDS encoding RNA polymerase sigma factor, which translates into the protein MMNTHYVVEQAARDSYGRLVAYLAVRWRDLAAAEDALADAFLAALETWPHSGVPDKPEAWLLTTASRRLIDGARRARVHAKAAPDLLAIAEEARELSSSDDALPDERLRMLFICAHPEIEPNVRTPLMLQTVLGIDAARIASAFVVKPSTMGQRLSRAKMKLRGKHIKFEFPAENELPDRLNAVLEAIYAAYGSGWDDVAGVEPRRKGLAEEAVYMVRLLLRFMPGQPEVQGLLALMLYCEARRDARRDQKGNYIPLLEQDCSLWSQRIINEAERCLGSAAQAGSIGRFQLEAAIQSVHAQRAWSGRTEWEEIALLYEGLVAIAPTIGALVGRAAAVAEARGADWGLTLLEAIPDDAVKSYQPYWALTAHLFKRMQRYDEARAAYSRAIGLCTDPSIRDFLKEQACRV
- a CDS encoding YciI family protein — its product is MHYTLLFYESPEEFSLRTDSSRQKEYLASWSHYVNALRASGVVVTGSGLQAPETATSLRRKGSEMLVQDGPVTETKEQLGGFFIIDVPDLDTALEWAARGPSDAVEVRQNIPSIK
- a CDS encoding helix-turn-helix domain-containing protein, with product MRNETIKSDISDSACGYRRVLEIISSKWTVLVLHALDEGSKRYGEIGKRIEGVSQKMLTQTLRQLERDGLVKREVHPSVPPTVEYELTPLSETLMLHIRQFKQWTNEHYPHVQRAREEYDRMNEPD
- the map gene encoding type I methionyl aminopeptidase — protein: MVVLKTRTQIEEMKKAGQIVAAFHRELAGMVRPGITTLEIEEFAEQFLKKNGAKAYTKGFKGYRFATCASVNDVIAHGFPNRTPLREGDIVKIDIVAEAEGWVGDSAWCYAVGRVSEEANKLMRVTKECLYLGIEKAVIGNRIGDVMHAVQVHAEQNGFSCVRDLLGHGVGRALHEEPNFVHVGTPGKGFRLKEGMVITIEPMLNAGQHYMTIDEDGWTARTADGSLSAQFEHTVAITGDGPVILTQQ
- a CDS encoding TetR/AcrR family transcriptional regulator codes for the protein MSPRTKEQNEAIREMRMRQIMQAAADVYLEKGIHMEVRDVAVKAELGYGTVYHYYKNKHMLLEDLLWSALSLAESAVLPAIEGNGNDMGRAELYSRLLFLKCIQDPSVFILLKTIADNFHQMPGNRFQKLMAVFQERLYLPLVEMIRQETAEQAPEKLANLIFGSIVGCATLHIHHRGQSGPDSLDVIDILFSGIRKRES
- a CDS encoding HAD family hydrolase, translating into MTYQAVIFDLDNTLLDRKKSLHILSKKLHKKYIHPDYTEERVYANLLTADGDGYQSKKDIYNYLSENLPWISVPSFDQFQEFWNEEFPASSVLMDGALGLITYLKRGGYKLAIITNGKKMVQDRKIDSVMIREYFDIIHISQEVGLKKPEKAIFELTLKRLSVDAVKAIYVGDHPSNDVYGAINAGLNAIWLEGFSPWDETLEVSGFQTIKKLEEIRGYCK
- a CDS encoding DnaJ family domain-containing protein — protein: MFSWFQRNKSKQQNADVAKTPTSAFVESEPVVETESDEPAVGPKQFWNAGISVHDWVGEIYNEQLKKGAFDNLPGKGKPIEVPSGDITNSIFNNANVIPGWLTLQHEIRDELHHLITSLNEKDESLISPKIDDINKKIMKYNNMVPSPILQKRKISRDNLEQQLKLWL
- a CDS encoding GNAT family N-acetyltransferase — its product is MINLKEFKDRSEVKRLIAQCMWPDDERIEKELNKYMESDSRELLGYINNNELVGLIGVVYESIEKVELKHIAVKAGYRGNGIGSYMLNEFIQTRKTVRIKAETDKDAVGFYRKFGFAIMSLGEKYPGVERFECVYPSGLVAEG